In a genomic window of Halomonas denitrificans:
- a CDS encoding 2-oxoglutarate dehydrogenase E1 component, with product MTETLEQKYRTSHLSGLNAAFVEELYEAWLDDPGSVPDHWRDTFSELLDGAEDDTRHRLIEARFEDLAEEMARGGAPVAAEDFKQAGVLRMINAYRVRGHQRARLDPLGLSQRPKVPDLDLEFHSLSEADNGTTFHTGSLAAPDRLPLSEIVAICQETYCGTVGVEYMHITDTNQRRWLQQRLERTRGRYELPAEDRKRLLEKLGAAEGLEKYLHSRYVGQKRFSLEGGESLIPLLDTLIRHTGSQGIREMVIGMAHRGRLNVLVNILGKSPGDLFAEFEGKIQHDDPARSGDVKYHMGFSSDVRTPGGVMHLALAFNPSHLEIVNPVVAGSARARQNRLDDQNFEQVLPVLIHGDAALAGQGVNMELFNMSQARGFKVGGTLHVVVNNQIGFTTSNPLDARSTLYCTEVAKMVQAPIFHVNADDPEAVLFVTRVAADFRREFKKDVIIDLVCYRRLGHNEADEPAATQPRMYDAIRSLDSVFNQYSAALIGDGLVGRKELDSWQKDYRDRLDAGQPVVELVDDGDALTTVDWSPYIGNDWRTEADTSMPVERIRTLSERLTTLPEGFTLHKQVDRIIEQRRKMAAGEVPLDWGFAETAAYAGLIDDGTGLRLVGQDSGRGTFFHRHAVLFNQEDGRSITPLAELTDDPDRVAVIDSLLSEEAVLAFEYGFATADPGTLVIWEAQFGDFVNGAQVVIDQFITSGEAKWGRLCGLVMFLPHGYEGQGPEHSSARLERFMQLCSDNNIQVCVPTLPAQWFHLIRRQIVRPYRKPLVVMTPKSLLRHKQSVSSLDDLASGGFQLVIDDPAGPDPDKVERVVFCAGKVYFDLAKARDEAERDLDNVALVRVEQLYPFPREELTGIIERYRKAGQVIWCQEEPMNQGAWFQIRHHLQACVRDDQQLDYAGRAASASPAVGYYQVHVEQQERLVRDALGLDS from the coding sequence ATGACCGAAACACTGGAGCAGAAATACCGGACGTCCCACCTGTCCGGTCTGAATGCTGCCTTCGTGGAAGAACTCTACGAGGCCTGGCTCGACGATCCGGGGTCGGTCCCGGACCACTGGCGTGACACCTTCTCCGAGCTGCTCGACGGCGCGGAGGACGATACGCGCCACCGCCTGATCGAAGCTCGCTTCGAGGACCTGGCCGAGGAAATGGCGCGCGGCGGCGCCCCGGTAGCGGCCGAGGATTTCAAGCAGGCCGGCGTGCTGAGAATGATCAACGCCTACCGGGTCCGGGGCCACCAGCGCGCCCGCCTCGACCCCCTGGGCCTGAGTCAGCGGCCGAAGGTGCCGGACCTCGACCTTGAATTCCACAGCCTGTCGGAAGCCGACAACGGCACCACGTTCCACACCGGCAGCCTGGCCGCCCCCGACCGCCTGCCGCTGTCGGAGATCGTCGCGATCTGCCAGGAGACCTACTGCGGCACGGTCGGCGTCGAGTACATGCACATCACCGACACCAACCAGCGCCGCTGGCTGCAGCAGCGCCTGGAGCGGACCCGCGGCCGCTACGAATTGCCGGCCGAGGACCGCAAGCGCCTGCTCGAGAAGCTGGGCGCGGCGGAAGGGCTGGAGAAGTACCTGCACTCGCGCTACGTGGGCCAGAAGCGCTTTTCCCTGGAAGGCGGCGAAAGCCTCATTCCGCTGCTCGACACCCTGATCCGCCACACGGGCAGCCAGGGGATTCGGGAAATGGTCATCGGCATGGCCCATCGCGGCCGTCTGAACGTGCTGGTCAACATCCTCGGAAAGTCGCCCGGCGACCTGTTCGCGGAATTCGAGGGCAAGATCCAGCACGACGACCCGGCCCGCTCCGGCGACGTCAAGTACCACATGGGGTTCTCTTCCGACGTGCGGACGCCCGGCGGCGTGATGCACCTCGCGCTTGCGTTCAACCCGTCGCACCTCGAGATCGTCAATCCGGTGGTCGCCGGCAGCGCCCGGGCCCGGCAGAACCGTCTCGACGACCAGAACTTCGAACAGGTCCTCCCGGTGCTGATCCACGGCGACGCCGCTCTGGCCGGCCAGGGCGTGAACATGGAGCTGTTCAACATGTCGCAGGCCCGCGGCTTCAAGGTCGGCGGCACGCTGCACGTGGTGGTCAACAACCAGATCGGATTCACCACCAGCAACCCGCTGGACGCGCGCTCGACCTTGTACTGCACCGAAGTCGCCAAGATGGTCCAGGCGCCGATCTTCCACGTCAATGCCGACGACCCGGAAGCGGTGCTGTTCGTCACCCGCGTGGCGGCCGACTTCCGCCGCGAATTCAAGAAGGACGTGATCATCGATCTCGTCTGCTACCGTCGCCTGGGGCACAACGAAGCCGACGAACCGGCCGCGACCCAGCCGCGGATGTACGACGCGATCCGCAGCCTGGATTCGGTGTTCAACCAGTACTCGGCCGCCCTGATCGGCGACGGCCTGGTCGGCCGCAAGGAGCTGGACTCCTGGCAGAAGGACTACCGCGACCGGCTCGATGCCGGGCAGCCGGTGGTCGAACTGGTCGATGACGGCGATGCGCTGACCACGGTCGACTGGTCGCCCTACATCGGCAACGACTGGCGCACCGAGGCCGATACCTCGATGCCGGTCGAACGGATCCGGACCCTGTCGGAACGACTGACCACCCTGCCCGAAGGGTTCACCCTGCACAAGCAGGTCGACCGCATCATCGAGCAGCGCCGCAAGATGGCGGCCGGTGAAGTGCCGCTGGACTGGGGCTTCGCCGAGACCGCGGCCTACGCCGGCCTGATCGACGACGGGACCGGCCTCCGCCTGGTCGGCCAGGACTCGGGCCGCGGCACGTTCTTCCACCGCCACGCGGTGCTGTTCAACCAGGAAGACGGCCGCTCGATCACGCCGCTGGCCGAGCTCACCGACGATCCGGATCGGGTCGCGGTAATCGACTCGCTGCTCAGCGAAGAGGCCGTGCTGGCCTTCGAGTACGGCTTCGCGACCGCCGACCCCGGCACGCTGGTGATCTGGGAAGCGCAGTTCGGCGATTTCGTCAACGGCGCTCAGGTCGTGATCGACCAGTTCATCACCTCCGGCGAGGCCAAGTGGGGCCGGCTCTGCGGCCTGGTCATGTTTCTCCCGCACGGCTACGAGGGACAGGGACCGGAGCACTCCTCCGCTCGCCTCGAGCGATTCATGCAGCTGTGCTCGGACAACAACATCCAGGTCTGTGTGCCGACCCTTCCGGCCCAGTGGTTCCATCTGATCCGTCGCCAGATCGTCCGGCCCTACCGCAAGCCGCTGGTCGTCATGACGCCGAAGAGCCTGCTGCGCCACAAGCAGTCCGTGTCGTCACTCGACGACCTGGCCAGCGGCGGTTTCCAGCTGGTCATCGACGACCCCGCCGGGCCGGACCCGGACAAGGTCGAGCGGGTCGTGTTCTGCGCCGGCAAGGTGTACTTCGACCTGGCCAAGGCCAGGGACGAGGCCGAACGTGACCTGGACAACGTCGCGCTGGTCCGGGTCGAACAGCTCTATCCGTTCCCGCGCGAGGAACTGACGGGGATCATCGAACGCTACAGGAAGGCCGGCCAGGTCATCTGGTGCCAGGAAGAGCCGATGAACCAGGGCGCCTGGTTCCAGATCCGTCACCATCTGCAGGCCTGCGTGCGCGACGACCAGCAGCTCGACTACGCCGGCCGGGCCGCGTCCGCGTCGCCGGCGGTCGGCTACTACCAGGTCCACGTCGAGCAGCAGGAACGCCTGGTCCGGGATGCCCTGGGCCTCGATTCGTAA
- a CDS encoding YhdH/YhfP family quinone oxidoreductase, translating into MSNEIPDTFRAFRIFDDEDGYRSEIVEQSIDDQSEGDVVIRVAYSSINYKDALAATGKGRILRRFPLNGGIDAAGTVVRSDSDRFDPGEEVLITGCDLSETRDGGYSEYLRVPSEWLVPKPEGLTLREAMVLGTAGFTAALCLWRMEASGQTPDMGPVVVTGATGGVGSIALDLLTRAGYEAHAISGKVEQFDRLRELGATQCISRKDLHWSEKPMDSSRWAGAIDNVGGDMLSGLTRVIHPWGNIASCGMAGGIGVKTTVMPFIIRGVSLLGINSSGCAYRIRERIWDRLAGDWKPARLDLIEAREVGLDEMTPWFDNALSGGSLGRVLVRIGHEA; encoded by the coding sequence ATGAGCAACGAGATTCCCGACACCTTCCGCGCCTTCCGCATCTTCGACGACGAGGACGGCTACCGCTCGGAGATCGTCGAGCAGTCGATCGACGACCAGAGCGAAGGCGACGTGGTCATCCGCGTCGCGTATTCGAGCATCAACTACAAGGACGCGCTGGCCGCGACCGGCAAGGGCCGGATCCTGCGCAGGTTCCCGCTCAACGGCGGCATCGACGCCGCTGGCACCGTGGTCCGGAGCGATTCCGATCGCTTCGACCCCGGCGAGGAGGTGCTGATCACCGGCTGCGACCTGTCGGAGACCCGCGACGGCGGCTATTCCGAGTATCTGCGGGTGCCTTCCGAATGGCTGGTCCCGAAGCCCGAGGGCCTGACCCTCCGTGAAGCCATGGTCCTCGGCACCGCCGGGTTCACCGCCGCCCTCTGCCTGTGGCGGATGGAAGCCAGCGGCCAGACGCCGGACATGGGCCCGGTCGTGGTCACCGGCGCCACCGGCGGCGTCGGATCGATCGCGCTGGACCTGCTCACGCGCGCAGGCTACGAAGCCCACGCCATCTCGGGCAAGGTCGAGCAGTTCGACCGCCTGCGCGAGCTCGGCGCGACACAGTGCATCTCCCGCAAGGACCTGCACTGGAGCGAAAAACCGATGGACTCGTCGAGATGGGCCGGCGCGATCGACAACGTCGGCGGCGACATGCTTTCGGGCCTGACCCGGGTGATCCACCCCTGGGGCAACATCGCGTCCTGCGGCATGGCCGGCGGCATCGGCGTGAAGACCACGGTCATGCCCTTCATCATCCGCGGCGTCAGCCTGCTGGGCATCAACTCCTCGGGCTGTGCGTACCGGATCCGCGAGCGGATCTGGGACCGGCTCGCCGGCGACTGGAAACCGGCCCGTCTCGACCTCATCGAGGCGCGCGAAGTCGGCCTCGACGAGATGACGCCGTGGTTCGACAACGCCTTGTCCGGCGGCTCGCTGGGGCGGGTCTTGGTGCGCATCGGGCACGAGGCCTGA
- a CDS encoding peroxiredoxin, giving the protein MTIAQGERLPQAQLTIMGESGPTPIDAAELMGEGTTVLFSVPGAFTPTCSAKHLPGFIEHADALRAAGADRIVCMAVNDIFVMDAWGKAAGVEEGDENRIVMAADGNGDFAQALGLEMDGRAFGMGLRSQRFALIVRDGVVDQVLVEAPGEFRVSSAEHVLSVLG; this is encoded by the coding sequence ATGACGATTGCACAAGGCGAGCGCCTCCCGCAGGCGCAGCTCACGATCATGGGCGAATCCGGCCCCACGCCGATCGACGCGGCCGAACTGATGGGCGAAGGCACCACGGTGCTGTTTTCCGTACCCGGAGCGTTCACGCCGACCTGCTCGGCCAAGCACCTCCCCGGCTTCATCGAGCACGCCGACGCGCTGCGCGCGGCCGGCGCCGACCGCATCGTCTGCATGGCGGTCAACGATATCTTCGTGATGGATGCCTGGGGCAAGGCCGCGGGCGTCGAGGAAGGCGACGAGAACCGGATCGTCATGGCCGCCGACGGCAACGGCGATTTTGCCCAGGCGCTCGGCCTGGAAATGGACGGACGCGCGTTCGGCATGGGCCTGCGGTCCCAGCGCTTCGCGCTGATCGTCCGCGACGGCGTGGTCGATCAGGTGCTGGTCGAGGCTCCGGGCGAATTCCGGGTCTCCAGCGCCGAGCACGTCCTTTCCGTCCTCGGTTGA
- a CDS encoding response regulator: MAKILIVDDSDTHLYTLSKIVEEQGHEVITASSGEEGVEAATANKPDLILMDVVMPGLNGFQATRKISKNKDTADIPIIFVTTKNQETDRIWGLRQGASAYLTKPVDKKQLLNAVNEALGG, translated from the coding sequence ATGGCCAAGATTCTGATTGTCGACGACTCCGACACGCACCTGTACACGCTGTCGAAGATCGTCGAGGAACAGGGGCATGAGGTGATCACGGCCAGCAGCGGAGAAGAGGGCGTCGAAGCGGCCACGGCCAACAAGCCGGACCTGATCCTGATGGACGTGGTGATGCCGGGCCTGAACGGCTTCCAGGCCACCCGGAAGATCTCGAAGAACAAGGACACCGCCGACATCCCCATCATCTTCGTGACCACGAAGAACCAGGAAACCGACCGCATCTGGGGCCTCCGCCAGGGCGCCAGCGCCTACCTGACCAAGCCGGTCGACAAGAAGCAGCTGCTGAACGCCGTCAACGAAGCCCTCGGGGGCTGA
- the sucB gene encoding dihydrolipoyllysine-residue succinyltransferase, giving the protein MSTEVKVPTLPESVSDATVAKWHKKAGDTVRRDENLVDLETDKVVLEVPAPADGVLEAIDAEEGETVTADQVLGRIEEGEVADDAPEETEDEQAASGDDKDAGEHADRSSADGTKGDGGSGSEAGTDSRSDSGGGADTSKLAPSVRKLVDENRVDPSEISGSGRGGRITKGDVLSHLSGGGPRPVERVKMSRLRARIAERMKEAQNTAAILTSFNEVDLHEVMQIRSKYKDAFQKKHGVKLGFMSFFVKAACEALDKHPVVNAAVEGDEIVYHGYQDVGIAVSTDRGLMVPVLRNAGQLSLAEIERQIAHYAEKARAGKIELEDLQGGTFSITNGGVFGSLLSTPLLNAPQSAILGMHTIKERPVAIDGEIVVRPMMYIALSYDHRIIDGKDAVQFLVAIKEALEDPARLLLGL; this is encoded by the coding sequence ATGAGCACTGAAGTCAAGGTCCCCACCCTTCCCGAGTCGGTTTCGGACGCCACGGTCGCCAAGTGGCACAAGAAGGCCGGCGACACGGTCCGACGCGACGAAAACCTGGTCGACCTCGAAACCGACAAGGTGGTGCTGGAAGTCCCGGCGCCGGCCGATGGCGTCCTCGAGGCGATCGATGCCGAAGAAGGCGAGACCGTGACCGCCGACCAGGTGCTGGGAAGGATCGAGGAAGGCGAAGTCGCCGACGACGCGCCCGAAGAGACCGAGGACGAGCAGGCCGCGTCCGGCGACGACAAGGACGCCGGTGAGCACGCCGATCGGTCGTCGGCCGACGGCACGAAGGGCGACGGCGGGTCCGGTTCGGAGGCCGGAACGGATTCCCGGTCGGATTCCGGGGGCGGTGCCGACACGAGCAAGCTGGCGCCCTCGGTCCGCAAGCTGGTCGACGAGAACCGGGTCGACCCGTCCGAGATTTCCGGCAGCGGCCGCGGCGGGCGGATCACCAAGGGCGACGTGCTCAGCCACCTGTCCGGCGGCGGACCCCGCCCGGTCGAGCGGGTCAAGATGTCGCGCCTGCGCGCGCGCATCGCCGAGCGCATGAAGGAAGCGCAGAACACCGCGGCCATCCTGACCTCCTTCAACGAGGTGGACCTGCACGAGGTCATGCAGATCCGCTCGAAGTACAAGGACGCGTTCCAGAAGAAGCACGGCGTCAAGCTCGGCTTCATGTCGTTCTTCGTCAAGGCCGCCTGCGAGGCGCTGGACAAGCACCCGGTGGTCAATGCCGCGGTCGAAGGCGACGAGATCGTCTACCACGGCTACCAGGACGTCGGCATCGCGGTCTCGACCGACCGCGGCCTGATGGTGCCGGTGCTGCGCAATGCCGGTCAGCTCAGCCTGGCCGAGATCGAACGCCAGATCGCCCATTACGCCGAAAAGGCGCGGGCCGGCAAGATCGAGCTCGAGGACCTGCAGGGCGGCACCTTCTCGATCACCAACGGCGGCGTGTTCGGCTCCCTGCTGTCCACCCCGCTGCTGAACGCCCCGCAGAGCGCGATTCTCGGCATGCACACGATCAAGGAACGGCCGGTGGCGATCGACGGCGAGATCGTGGTTCGCCCGATGATGTACATCGCGCTTTCCTACGACCACCGGATCATCGACGGCAAGGATGCGGTTCAGTTCCTGGTCGCGATCAAGGAAGCGCTGGAAGACCCGGCCCGCTTGCTGCTCGGACTCTGA
- a CDS encoding COX15/CtaA family protein, with product MTMFRRLAWFATGLALIVIVAGAWVRLTDAGLGCPDWPGCYGMVTWPKTPEHIESATSAFDEFSASRAVDSGKAFREMAHRYIAALLGFLILVMAVMAWRNRRDPSQPVALPSALLALVIFQGLLGMWTVTLLLKPAIVTAHLAGGMATFSLLVWLALKVSSNASPPPSLPARAEHRWIWFGFAVVVIQILLGGWVSTNYAALACPDFPTCTGSWWPRTDFSEGFRLWRGVGVDYEGGVLDQHARVAIHLAHRLWALVVIGVLGWLFARLVRVEDLRRPAAVMLAVLAVQVALGVYNVIGALPLPNAVAHNGVAALLLASLIFLLHRSRRPTV from the coding sequence ATGACGATGTTCCGCCGCCTCGCCTGGTTCGCGACCGGGCTCGCCCTGATCGTGATCGTCGCCGGCGCCTGGGTGCGCCTGACCGACGCCGGACTCGGCTGCCCGGACTGGCCGGGCTGCTACGGCATGGTCACCTGGCCGAAGACGCCGGAACACATCGAGTCGGCGACGAGCGCGTTCGACGAGTTCTCGGCGTCGCGCGCCGTGGACTCGGGCAAGGCCTTCCGCGAGATGGCACATCGCTACATCGCGGCATTGCTCGGTTTCCTGATCCTGGTCATGGCCGTGATGGCCTGGCGGAATCGCCGCGACCCGTCCCAGCCGGTCGCCCTGCCCAGCGCGCTGCTGGCGCTGGTGATCTTCCAGGGCCTGCTCGGCATGTGGACGGTGACCCTGTTGCTCAAGCCGGCCATCGTCACCGCACACCTCGCCGGCGGCATGGCGACCTTCTCGCTGCTGGTCTGGCTGGCCCTGAAGGTGTCGTCGAACGCTTCACCGCCGCCCAGCCTGCCGGCGCGGGCCGAACACCGCTGGATCTGGTTCGGGTTCGCGGTGGTGGTGATCCAGATCCTGCTCGGCGGCTGGGTCAGCACGAACTACGCGGCCCTGGCCTGCCCCGATTTTCCGACCTGCACCGGGTCGTGGTGGCCCCGAACCGACTTCAGCGAAGGGTTCCGCCTGTGGCGCGGCGTCGGCGTGGACTACGAGGGCGGCGTGCTCGACCAGCACGCGCGGGTGGCGATCCATCTCGCCCACCGCCTGTGGGCCCTGGTCGTGATCGGGGTACTGGGCTGGCTGTTCGCCCGTCTGGTGCGGGTCGAGGACCTGCGCCGTCCGGCCGCCGTGATGCTGGCCGTGCTCGCCGTGCAGGTCGCGCTGGGTGTCTACAACGTGATCGGCGCGCTTCCGCTGCCGAACGCGGTCGCCCACAACGGCGTGGCCGCCCTGCTTCTGGCCAGCCTGATCTTCCTGCTTCATCGCAGCCGCCGACCGACCGTCTGA
- a CDS encoding cupin domain-containing protein: protein MKPITLAEWEDFEARRFLDEFWQRKPLLIRGWLKPAALGLDQIQRAAADEELASRLVTGSFENLDWALEYGPFGEDDLAQLDRPYQSVLVQDMDKKFAQVAELLEAFDFLPNWLLDDIMVSQAGPGGSVGPHVDAYDVFLVQAAGTRRWELAGSFQPDLNEDFELAVLRKFKAEVHCIAEPGDVLYVPAGIAHHGIAQQTCQTWSVGLRAPSSAELLAELAAYLGEHEGRLPRLNPLKFDTERAERIDQTLLQHARRLLAQAIQLDDDALIAWLGQTLTAYRQWSPEDEDDEDDLGLEPPLTFRPGTRLAWSDTGLLFVNGQQWSCPSDFARQLCRNGRIEQLPDDEEARAVLEQLIEQNELVRPSS, encoded by the coding sequence GTGAAACCGATCACGCTGGCCGAATGGGAGGACTTCGAGGCGCGCCGCTTCCTCGACGAGTTCTGGCAGCGCAAGCCGCTGCTGATCCGCGGCTGGCTGAAGCCCGCAGCGCTCGGCCTGGACCAGATCCAGCGTGCGGCGGCCGACGAGGAGCTGGCCTCCCGCCTGGTCACCGGGTCCTTCGAGAATCTCGACTGGGCGCTGGAATACGGCCCCTTCGGCGAGGACGACCTGGCGCAGCTGGACCGGCCCTACCAGTCGGTCCTGGTCCAGGACATGGACAAGAAGTTCGCCCAGGTCGCGGAGCTGCTCGAGGCCTTCGACTTCCTGCCCAACTGGCTGCTCGACGACATCATGGTCAGCCAGGCCGGCCCCGGCGGCTCGGTCGGGCCGCATGTCGACGCCTACGACGTGTTCCTCGTCCAGGCGGCGGGAACGCGTCGCTGGGAACTGGCCGGCAGCTTCCAGCCCGACCTGAACGAGGACTTCGAGCTTGCCGTGCTGCGCAAGTTCAAGGCCGAGGTCCACTGCATCGCCGAGCCCGGGGACGTCCTCTACGTCCCGGCGGGCATCGCCCACCACGGCATCGCCCAGCAGACCTGCCAGACCTGGTCGGTCGGCCTGCGTGCGCCGTCGTCGGCCGAGCTGCTGGCCGAACTCGCCGCCTACCTCGGCGAGCACGAGGGCCGGCTGCCGCGGCTCAACCCGTTGAAATTCGACACGGAGCGCGCCGAGCGGATCGACCAGACCCTGCTGCAGCACGCCCGGCGGCTGCTCGCTCAGGCGATCCAGCTCGACGACGACGCGCTGATCGCCTGGTTGGGCCAGACCCTGACCGCCTACCGCCAGTGGTCTCCCGAGGACGAAGACGACGAAGACGACCTGGGCCTGGAACCGCCGCTGACCTTCCGGCCGGGAACACGCCTGGCCTGGAGCGATACGGGACTGCTGTTCGTCAACGGCCAGCAGTGGAGCTGTCCCTCGGACTTCGCGCGGCAGCTGTGCCGGAACGGCCGGATCGAGCAGCTTCCGGACGACGAGGAAGCGCGCGCGGTGCTCGAGCAGCTGATCGAACAGAACGAGCTCGTCCGCCCGTCGTCGTGA
- the lpdA gene encoding dihydrolipoyl dehydrogenase: MSDNQFDVIFIGGGPGGYAGAIRTAQLGLKTLLIDDRKGDDGKPAPGGTCLNVGCIPSKALLDSSKHFHHIQHDYTEHGISTGDVSIDVDKMLDRKRKVVKQLNSGLIQLFKANKIDFVNGRGKLFADRQVEVTPNDGDKYTATAKHIVLAAGSVPFSIPNVEVDNEYILDNVGALEIPEVPERFGVIGAGVIGLEMGSVWRRLGSDVVLLEAVDDFLPVIDRDMARIAQREFKKQGLDIRMGCKVSGAKVEDGKVSVTYSDGKDEHTEVFDKLLVAVGRRAASDGLVSDDSGVKLTDRGQVEVDGHCRTSADGVWAIGDLVRGPMLAHKASEEGIAVAETLAGQSGHINLETIPWVIYTDPEIAWVGKTEAELKDAGIEYRSGSFPFAATGRGLAMGNASGQVKILADAETDELLGCQIVGANASELIGEVVVTMEFHGAAEDLARIVHAHPTLSEAVHEAALAVDKRAIHKAN; the protein is encoded by the coding sequence ATGTCCGACAACCAATTCGACGTGATCTTCATCGGTGGCGGCCCCGGCGGCTATGCCGGAGCCATCCGGACCGCACAGCTGGGCCTGAAGACCCTGCTGATCGACGACCGCAAGGGCGACGACGGCAAGCCGGCGCCGGGCGGCACCTGCCTCAACGTGGGCTGCATTCCGTCCAAGGCGCTGCTCGATTCGTCGAAGCACTTCCACCACATCCAGCACGACTACACCGAGCACGGCATCTCCACCGGAGACGTCTCGATCGACGTGGACAAGATGCTCGACCGCAAGCGCAAGGTGGTCAAGCAGCTGAACAGCGGCCTGATCCAGCTGTTCAAGGCCAACAAGATCGACTTCGTCAACGGCCGCGGCAAGCTGTTCGCCGACCGCCAGGTCGAGGTCACGCCGAACGACGGTGACAAGTACACCGCGACGGCCAAGCACATCGTGCTGGCGGCCGGCTCGGTGCCCTTCTCGATCCCCAATGTCGAGGTCGACAACGAATACATCCTCGACAACGTCGGCGCGCTCGAGATTCCCGAGGTGCCCGAGCGTTTTGGCGTGATCGGCGCCGGCGTGATCGGGCTGGAAATGGGCAGCGTCTGGCGCCGCCTGGGCAGCGACGTGGTGCTGCTCGAAGCCGTGGACGACTTCCTGCCGGTGATCGACCGCGACATGGCCAGGATCGCCCAGCGCGAGTTCAAGAAGCAGGGTCTGGACATCCGCATGGGCTGCAAGGTCAGCGGTGCGAAGGTCGAGGACGGGAAGGTGTCGGTCACCTATTCGGACGGCAAGGACGAGCACACGGAAGTGTTCGACAAGCTTCTGGTCGCCGTGGGACGCCGCGCCGCCTCCGATGGCCTGGTGTCCGACGACAGCGGCGTGAAGCTCACGGACCGGGGCCAGGTCGAAGTCGACGGTCACTGCCGCACCTCGGCAGACGGTGTCTGGGCCATCGGCGACCTGGTCCGCGGCCCGATGCTGGCACACAAGGCGTCCGAGGAAGGCATCGCCGTGGCCGAGACGCTGGCCGGTCAGTCCGGTCACATCAACCTCGAAACCATTCCCTGGGTGATCTACACCGATCCGGAAATCGCCTGGGTCGGCAAGACCGAAGCGGAACTGAAGGACGCCGGCATCGAGTATCGCTCCGGCAGCTTCCCCTTCGCCGCGACCGGCCGCGGCCTGGCGATGGGCAATGCCTCGGGCCAGGTCAAGATCCTCGCCGACGCCGAAACCGACGAGTTGCTGGGCTGCCAGATCGTCGGCGCCAACGCGTCGGAGCTGATCGGCGAAGTCGTCGTGACGATGGAGTTCCATGGCGCGGCCGAAGACCTCGCCCGCATCGTCCACGCCCACCCGACCCTGTCGGAGGCGGTCCACGAAGCCGCCCTGGCGGTCGACAAGCGGGCGATCCACAAGGCGAACTGA
- a CDS encoding twin transmembrane helix small protein translates to MLIKIIILAFMGAILYSLASSFYFLVNDKGEGDRTVRRLTWRIGLSLLLVIGLWVGFKLGWIEPTGVDPVRYTTPPGG, encoded by the coding sequence GTGCTGATCAAGATCATCATCCTCGCCTTCATGGGGGCCATACTCTACAGCCTGGCCTCGAGCTTCTACTTCCTCGTCAACGACAAGGGTGAAGGCGACCGCACCGTGCGCAGGCTCACCTGGCGAATCGGCCTGTCGCTGCTGCTCGTGATCGGGCTTTGGGTAGGCTTCAAGCTGGGCTGGATCGAACCGACCGGGGTCGATCCGGTGCGCTACACGACGCCGCCTGGCGGCTGA
- a CDS encoding SURF1 family protein, protein MTTPRRGRDNAGPSNGAFVRSTVRALVPHIAAAFVVGACLWLMTWQLDRADDKRARLAEVADAPTRPLAELDPATATPTRVAGRGRFDGDRQVLLDNRVFNRQPGVHVLTPWVLDDGRIVLVDRGWAAWPDRSAPRPDPVAPPTERIAGLLVDPPEVGLRLGETAPLDPDDWPNLLTYHADGPLRAVFGDALLPQIVQLDPAHPGHLTGADWPVVTFGPERHIGYAVQWGLMAAVVAAIWIVLTLRARRRATTRKPTT, encoded by the coding sequence ATGACAACTCCACGGCGCGGACGGGACAATGCCGGGCCATCGAACGGCGCCTTCGTTCGATCGACCGTCCGGGCGCTGGTCCCGCACATCGCCGCCGCGTTCGTGGTCGGCGCCTGCCTGTGGCTGATGACCTGGCAGCTCGATCGAGCCGACGACAAGCGCGCACGGCTGGCGGAGGTCGCCGACGCGCCGACCCGCCCTCTGGCGGAGCTCGACCCTGCGACGGCCACGCCGACCCGGGTCGCGGGGCGCGGACGCTTCGACGGCGACCGCCAGGTGCTGCTGGACAATCGCGTCTTCAACCGCCAACCGGGCGTGCACGTGCTGACGCCGTGGGTCCTGGACGATGGCCGGATCGTGCTGGTCGATCGCGGATGGGCCGCCTGGCCCGACCGCAGCGCGCCGCGCCCCGACCCGGTCGCGCCGCCGACCGAGCGCATCGCGGGCCTGCTGGTCGATCCGCCCGAGGTCGGCCTGCGGCTCGGCGAAACCGCTCCACTGGATCCCGACGACTGGCCGAACCTGCTCACCTACCACGCCGACGGCCCGTTGCGCGCGGTGTTCGGCGACGCGCTGCTGCCGCAGATCGTGCAGCTGGATCCCGCCCACCCGGGGCACCTGACCGGCGCGGACTGGCCGGTGGTCACCTTCGGGCCCGAACGCCACATCGGCTACGCCGTCCAGTGGGGGTTGATGGCCGCCGTGGTTGCCGCCATCTGGATTGTTCTCACCCTGCGCGCCCGCCGACGCGCGACCACGAGGAAACCGACGACATGA